The segment GGGAGCGCGAGAGCAGCGGGGAGATGATCGAGAAGTACGGGTTCTCCGTGGTCGCCGCGATCAGGGTGACCCAGCGGTTCTCCACGGCCGGCAGGAGGGAGTCCTGCTGCGCCTTGCTGAAGCGGTGGATCTCGTCGAGGAAGAGGACGGTCTCCTTGCCGTAGCCGCCGGCGGCGCGCTTGGCGCCCTCGATGACGGCCCGGACCTCCTTGACCCCCGCCGTGATCGCCGACAGCTCGACGAACCGCTTCTGCGTGGCCTGGCTGACCACGTACGCGAGGGTGGTCTTGCCGATGCCCGGCGGGCCCCAGAGGATCACCGAGGAGGATCCGGCCGGCCCCCCGGAGCCCTCCCCCACCAGCCGGCGCAGCGGTGAGCCGGGCTTCAGCAGGTGCTGCTGGCCGACCACCTCGTCCAGGGTGCGCGGGCGCATCCGGACGGCCAGGGGGGAGCTGGCCGGGTCCTTCTCCTGGCGTTCCTCGGCGGCGGCGGTGAAGAGGTCTGGTTCCACACACAGAGCCTATGCGAGGCCACCGACAGGACCGCCGGGACGGCCGCGGCGGCTCAGGAGGTCCAGAAGTCCCACCAGCGGGTCAGGATCAGCATCCCGATGATCCCGATGTGCAGGACGGGCAGCACCCAGGTGAACTCGTCCAGGAATCCGCGCAGCCAGCCGGGAGCGGGGATCAGGACCTGGCGGACGTTGTGGGAGGTGACGTACCAGAACATCAGAATCGTGGCGACCCAGGCCAGGCAGCACCACAGGCACAGCGAGTTGATGTGGTACAGCGACTGGTACATCAGCCAGGCGCAGAACCCGACGCCGAAGAGCATGCCGGCGTTCAGGGTCAGCCAGTACCAGCGGCGGAACCGGGCGCCGGCCAGCAGGCTCATGCCGACGCAGATCACGATCCCGTAGGCGACGAGCCCCAGCATCGGGTTCGGGAAGCCGAAGGCCGACGCCTGCTCGCTCTTCATGATGTTGCCGCAGGAGACGACGGGGTTCAGGCTGCAGCCCGGCGTGAAATTCGGGTCCTCCAGCAGCTTGAACTTGTCGATGGTGATCACCCAGGCGGCGAGCAGGGCCGCCGCTCCGGTGATGACCAGCAGCAGGGCCAGCGCCCGGCTCCCGCCGTAGGTCCGCGAAGCGGTGTCCGCGCCTGCACCCGTAGTCGTCATCCCGCCCGCTCCACATCCCACGTCGGCAAGGTCATCAAGCAGGGGCCATTGTGCCGCACCGCGGGCTCCGCCTTCCGTTCGCCCGGTATAAGGACGGTCGAGAACGCGTGGGAAAGCGGCGGGGGCGGGGCGGGGAGAGCGCTCCCCGTCCCGCCCCCGGTGGCGTTCCGCGTCAGGCCAGGCGGGCCCGGATCTCGGCGACGAGTCCGGCGACCGCCACGGCGTCCTGCTCGCCGGACTCCATGTCCTTGAGCTGGACCACGCCCTCGGCGAGGTCGCGGTCGCCCGCGACGACCGCGAAGCGGGCACCGCTGCGGTTGGCGTCCTTCATGGCGCCCTTGAGGCCCTTGCCCCCGTACGACATGTCCGCCGCGACGCCCGCCTTGCGCAGCTCGGTCACCAGGCCGAAAACGGCCGGCTTGGCCTCGCCCAGCGCGATCGCGAAGACCGACGTGGCCGCCGGGATGTCCAGCTCCACGCCCTCGGCCTCCAGGGCGAGCACGGTCCGGTCGACGCCC is part of the Streptomyces katrae genome and harbors:
- a CDS encoding vitamin K epoxide reductase family protein, whose product is MTTTGAGADTASRTYGGSRALALLLVITGAAALLAAWVITIDKFKLLEDPNFTPGCSLNPVVSCGNIMKSEQASAFGFPNPMLGLVAYGIVICVGMSLLAGARFRRWYWLTLNAGMLFGVGFCAWLMYQSLYHINSLCLWCCLAWVATILMFWYVTSHNVRQVLIPAPGWLRGFLDEFTWVLPVLHIGIIGMLILTRWWDFWTS